Within the Eleginops maclovinus isolate JMC-PN-2008 ecotype Puerto Natales chromosome 5, JC_Emac_rtc_rv5, whole genome shotgun sequence genome, the region CAAAGAAGTGTACATTTgctacagcaaaagtggcatagacACAAAAGTGGCATTGCAGGTAAAAAAGATGGCATGCAATAATACAGAATTAGCTAACACATTAGTATTTAGAAGAAATAaacatcctgcctgtgctgcagcaccttctTACCCACTGTCTGGAACCAGAGACCggtccgctctgattggttagcttgccggctctgttgtgattggcaaAATAAAAGAGGcagtgttacgtagtgatgtcactatggaaACAAAGTAGTGTATTGGAGGATttaatttacatgcacaaaaactcattctgcaggaaagggaaaaccccaaagagcataatagggccccttgaAGGCCGGCTGAGCTGAGTACTTATTAACCATGTCTTTAATGAGTTCCAAATAAACTGAATGGGGTTTATTTATAACATGTTCTATAATTCTATAAAAGTTCCTGGGATGGAGTTTTATTCTAGTACAACTAGACGGAAAGTACTTTTTCTGTTAGTCCTATTCTCTCTGTAATCAACTCCTACTTCTCTGTACATCTCCTTAAGTaaacctgtctgtgtttcagagggGAAGTCTCTGAAGGATGAGGACGTCCTGCAGCATCTCCCTGTGGGAACCACGGCAACCTTCTACTTCAGAGACCTGGGAGCCCAGATCAGCTGGGTCACAGTGAGTAGCACCACGTTGAACACGTTGTgctgtcacaaaaaaaacaatcctgACAAGCTCACATACATCAGACTGGGATCAGGCAGAGCTATATTGAGAATTCCCTCTGGGTAAAaagggcgtgtgtgtgttgtagttaAATTGGCTCTGCCAGGAGAGGGACAGAGCTATATTTATCTTTCTCACACAGCAACAAAACAGAATATCAATATTATGACATTAAGGCTACACTTTAACGAAGACTCAAAAGGTTCTgactcctgtccctctttcctTCAGGTGTTTCTCACCGAGTACACCGGCCCTCTGGTCCTCTATCTGATGTTCTACTTCAGAGTTCCCTTGATCTACGCTTCCAAATATGACTTTTCCACCAGTAAACACTGGGTCGTACAGTAAGTGTCTTCATCATATCTTCACACACTTTATAATTAAGTAGCGTGTAGCAAGCATGTCCTCGTAAGTTCCACCAAAGATAAATTCACTCTCACTTCAAAACCACATTCTCCGTCACTAATAAACAAGCATTTATTTGACACCCAGACTCCAACACATGCAAGCTGATTTCACTGAGTGCACCTGTCCACCAGTATAACATGAGTCACCGTAGAAACAGCATTTGACTAGTTAACATGTGTAGTTTTATCCGCAGCACTTTTGAAAATAGTTTTCAAAGTCATATGTATTGTTCAAAAGTTATTTAGACACTTGTGTTGTTAGCCTGAAAGAAGAAAGGATGAGGCAAGCTTCTGCAATAGAAACTATGATAATttcaacctttttctttttttaaatactcaaacaaatacatttgcttCAAAGTGTTTATAATTTTACTTCAACAAAGAAACGAAAATTTCAAGTAGCATAATGTAAAATGACTTGATACAAATGTGGCAACTAAATCGCGGCAGTTTTGgtttaaattcaataaatagTTGGATAAAAATGGCCAGACACCCCCAAATTCTAATCTTTAGCTAAGCTGAGCCAACCAGCTGCTGGCTATTGCCTTACTTTATGTTACATTTGCAGCCACAAGAGTGTTTTTATGTTACTATAGAATTCCTAAAACTATTCCTTTTTTAAGCTGTGCTCTTTCAATATCGACACCAGCAGCATCCTCTTTTTGATAACTACCGTAGAGCTAAAGCAAGTGTTTGACCTTTTGCAGTCTCGCCTGTATGTGTCACTCCTTCCACTTCCTGAAGAGGCTTCTGGAGACGCTGTTTGTGCATCGCTTCTCTCATGGTACAATGCCGCTACGCAACATCTTCAAGGTGAGATGCATTCTACTACCATCCCATCCTGCTGTACATTAATATTAACACACAAGgagtaaaatatgaataatgagCAGAGTGAGAAGTGCATTTCTACCACCACTACATAGTCTGAACATGGCAATAATACTGTTTCAGAACTGCACGTACTACTGGGGCTTTGCAGCATGGATGGCCTACTACATCAACCACCCACTGTACACACCACCCAGTGAGTATAAATACACCGTACTTAACTCCCACATATTCCAATGTGTTATTATAACTCTTTTTCACCATTATTGTTGCAGTATATGGGGAGCAACAAATCAGACTGGCCCTCATCTTATTCTTGGTAAGGATTGACACTTATCAACCATCGtttgatttgacaaaaaatgaagACCATTATGTGTTATTTACTTCCTTCAAATTgaattttttctcttttttttggggcattttaaactattttctttcCAACATTATTTTGGCgacagaaaatgaataaatgtgtttctctcttttgcTCCTGGCTCTCTATTAAATtccttttgtgtattttttctttctcagttcTGTCAGATCGGCAACTTCTCCATCCACATCGCTCTGCGGAACCTCCGTCCACCAGGTACAAACAACTGTAACACCTGTACGTCAcgcactctcacactcacacatacatacacatgcCTGCACTCAAATATTGTTCAAATGAAGGTTGGTGACATCATGTTTTCTATAGGTAAGCCTCAACGTTTAAAGCCAGGGAGAACTTGGCTAACTTTCTAGTTCTACACTCTGAGAGGGTAGACATCTGCCAAGGGCCTCTTTCCAGAATCAGAAAGTAGTTCTCAGGTCTTCGATGCGTTCATGAGCTTTTAATAATTTTAATATAATGGGTTCTGGCTTCACCTTTTGCCCAAGTTTTACGAAAATCAGGCCAGCAACTCCCCTGTAATCCCTTTTGACAAAAGAATAAGCCAAGAACATGACCCTCATGGCGGAGCTAAACATGCCATGGTAAAGTATGCTagtaacatgaaataaaaagtccTATTAGGttgacatttcctttttttgctaCCTTCATCCAGGCTCTAAGACCAGGAAGATTCCCTATCCAACCAAGAACCCCTTCACCTGGATCTTCGTGCTGGTCTCCTGCCCCAACTACACTTATGAGGTAAAATGATCTTTTCTTGTGATTACTGATACGTTTTTTCTGCATAAAACTATTATTTCTTGcttgaaaatggaaataagtCCATTGGATTACATTGTCCCTCCTTTAGCTATTTGTATTGGACTCCCATTAAAGGAACACTGAGGTAAATGCACTGCTGCCCTCTTGTGGTTTGGGTCTGTGTGTAACACCCCTCCTCTTCCTACTCCCTCTGCAGCTGGGCTCCTGGCTGGGCTTCACACTGATGACCCAGTGCCTTCCGGTGGCTTTCTTCACCTTGGTGG harbors:
- the tecrb gene encoding trans-2,3-enoyl-CoA reductase b isoform X3 — protein: MLHVTSFSGGRLCHSSGILRKEVLAAKMKHYEVEILDGKTKDKLCFLDKVEPNATIGEIKSMFHKSHPQWYPARQSIRLDAKGKSLKDEDVLQHLPVGTTATFYFRDLGAQISWVTVFLTEYTGPLVLYLMFYFRVPLIYASKYDFSTSKHWVVHLACMCHSFHFLKRLLETLFVHRFSHGTMPLRNIFKNCTYYWGFAAWMAYYINHPLYTPPIYGEQQIRLALILFLFCQIGNFSIHIALRNLRPPGTNNCNTCSKTRKIPYPTKNPFTWIFVLVSCPNYTYELGSWLGFTLMTQCLPVAFFTLVGFIQMTVWAKGKHRSYLKEFRDYPPLRSPILPFIL
- the tecrb gene encoding trans-2,3-enoyl-CoA reductase b isoform X4; the protein is MKHYEVEILDGKTKDKLCFLDKVEPNATIGEIKSMFHKSHPQWYPARQSIRLDAKGKSLKDEDVLQHLPVGTTATFYFRDLGAQISWVTVFLTEYTGPLVLYLMFYFRVPLIYASKYDFSTSKHWVVHLACMCHSFHFLKRLLETLFVHRFSHGTMPLRNIFKNCTYYWGFAAWMAYYINHPLYTPPIYGEQQIRLALILFLFCQIGNFSIHIALRNLRPPGSKTRKIPYPTKNPFTWIFVLVSCPNYTYELGSWLGFTLMTQCLPVAFFTLVGFIQMTVWAKGKHRSYLKEFRDYPPLRSPILPFIL
- the tecrb gene encoding trans-2,3-enoyl-CoA reductase b isoform X2; protein product: MDALALEATSTKKPVNGVPSPSSVPAPTPAKRKPAKKTKKAVVFFEVEILDGKTKDKLCFLDKVEPNATIGEIKSMFHKSHPQWYPARQSIRLDAKGKSLKDEDVLQHLPVGTTATFYFRDLGAQISWVTVFLTEYTGPLVLYLMFYFRVPLIYASKYDFSTSKHWVVHLACMCHSFHFLKRLLETLFVHRFSHGTMPLRNIFKNCTYYWGFAAWMAYYINHPLYTPPIYGEQQIRLALILFLFCQIGNFSIHIALRNLRPPGSKTRKIPYPTKNPFTWIFVLVSCPNYTYELGSWLGFTLMTQCLPVAFFTLVGFIQMTVWAKGKHRSYLKEFRDYPPLRSPILPFIL
- the tecrb gene encoding trans-2,3-enoyl-CoA reductase b isoform X1, whose product is MDALALEATSTKKPVNGVPSPSSVPAPTPAKRKPAKKTKKAVVFFEVEILDGKTKDKLCFLDKVEPNATIGEIKSMFHKSHPQWYPARQSIRLDAKGKSLKDEDVLQHLPVGTTATFYFRDLGAQISWVTVFLTEYTGPLVLYLMFYFRVPLIYASKYDFSTSKHWVVHLACMCHSFHFLKRLLETLFVHRFSHGTMPLRNIFKNCTYYWGFAAWMAYYINHPLYTPPIYGEQQIRLALILFLFCQIGNFSIHIALRNLRPPGTNNCNTCSKTRKIPYPTKNPFTWIFVLVSCPNYTYELGSWLGFTLMTQCLPVAFFTLVGFIQMTVWAKGKHRSYLKEFRDYPPLRSPILPFIL